Within the Saccharopolyspora gloriosae genome, the region GACGAGACCGGAGTCGGCGAGCTCGTCCAGGTGCAGCACGCGTTCTCCGCGCACCGCGCCATCGTCGACGTCGACACCGAACTCGGCCTGGTCAAAGTGGTGCGGCTGGACTGCGTGCAGGATGTGGGCAAAGCGGTGAACCCAGACGCCATCATCGGTCAGATCCAAGGCGGCAGCGCTCAAGGGCTCGGGCTCGCCGTGATGGAGGAGATCCAGGTTTCCGGGGGCGAGATGCGCAACGCCTCGTTCACCGACTACCTCATCCCCACCATCCTCGACATGCCGCCGATGGAGATCGACATCATCGAGCGCGGCGACCCCAACGCGCCCTACGGGGTGCGCGGCGTCGGCGAGCCGCCGACGATCTCCACCACTCCCGCCGTCGTCGCCGCGATCCGCGCCGCCACCGGCAAACCGCTCACCCACGTGCCCGTCGCGCCGCACGACATCATCTGAACCCGGCTACGGCCCGCGTTCCCGAACCGCCCGAGCGATACCCGCTGATTCCCCTATCCGGCTGGAGATTCCACGTGTCCACCGAAACCGACTCCCCCGCCACGACCGAGGCCCGCTGGGTCGCGGAAGCCGTCGCACTGGCCACCGGCAGCGTCGACGACGGCGGCGGCCCCTTCGGCGCCCTGGTGTTGCGCGACGACCGGCTCATCGCCACCGGTACGAACCTCGTCACCTCCGACCTCGACCCCACCGCGCACGCCGAAGTGACCGCCATCCGCCGCGCATGCCTGCGACTCGACACGTTCAGCCTCGACGGCTGCGTGCTCATCAGCTCCTGCGAGCCGTGCCCGATGTGCCTCGGCGCCGCCCTGTGGTCACGAGTGGACCGCGTCGTCTACGCCGCAGGCCGGGAAGACGCCGCACGCGGCGGATTCGACGACCGCGCGTTCCACGACCTGTTCCGCAACCCCGACCAGCCCTGGCCCACCGCGGTGCAGCAGATCGAACTCGCGGACCGCAACGCGCCGTTCGATCGGTGGCGCGCGAAACCCGACCGCGTGGATTACTGAGACGGCCCCGCTGCCGAGTTGCTCGGCTGTGCGGCAGCGGGAACCTCAGACGCCTTCTCGCCGTGCGCCCGGCCGGTCCGCTTCCCCCATGGCTCCGCCGCGAGGGACGGTGCCGTCCTCGCGAGACGGCTCAGAACCCCATACCGATCGGGTGGTTCACCACCGGCAAGACAAAGCTCATTCGCCCGATGACACACCGGTTCTGATCCGAACCTGACCGCCGCGCCCGAAACGGGTGCCGAACTCCCCTGCCTGAAACCACCCGCGCGTCCCGGCGCACTCGTCCCTCGCGAGTGCCCGCGACCTCGCGCGCCCGGAGGCCACATGTCCGAGCCCACCACTCTCGACCGGCCCAACGCCCTCGACCGGTACTTCCGCATCACCGCCCGCGGCTCCACGCTGAGCCGGGAAATCCGCGGCGGCCTCACCACGTTCGTCGCCATGTCCTACATCGTGCTGCTCAACCCGCTGATCCTCGGCGCCGCCGCCGACAGCACCGGTGCCACGCTCACCACCACCCAGCTCACCACCGCGACCGCGCTGTCGGCGGGAGTGATGACGGTGCTGATGGGCGTCGTCGGCAACGCCCCGCTCGCCATGGCCGCCGGACTCGGCGTGATCCCCGTGGTCGCGTTCACCATCGCGCCCGCCATGACCTGGCCGCAGGCGTTCGGGCTCGTCGTGCTCGAAGGCCTGGCGATCGTGGTGCTCGCCGCCAGCGGGGTGCGGCAACGCATCATCCGGGCCATTCCCGAACCGCTGAAAGTCGCGCTGACCGTGGGAATCGGGCTCTACATCGCGCTCGTCGGTCTCGTCAGCGCCGGATTCGTCACCCGCAAACCCGACGCCGCCGACACCACGGTGCCCGTGCAACTGGGCTCCGACGGAAACCTGACCGGATGGCCCGTCGCGCTGTTCTGCGTCACGGTGCTGCTGATGATCGTGCTGGTCACCCGGCAGGTACCCGGGGCGATCCTGATCAGCATCGCGACCGGCACCGTGCTGTCGCTCGGTGTGCAGGCGTTATGGCCGCTGCCCGAACAACAGTGGGGCGTGGTCACCCCGGAGCTCCCGGACAGCGTGATCTCCGCGCCGGACCTGAGCCTGCTCGGACACGTCGACCTGTTCGGCGGGTTCGGCTCCGCCGGGGCCGTGGCCTGCGCGGCGTTCCTGTTCACCCTCATCCTGTCCGGGTTCTTCGACGCCATGGGCACGATCACCAGCGTCAGCCGCGAAGCCGGACTCAGCTCCCCCGACGGGGACGGCACCGATGTGCCCGGCA harbors:
- a CDS encoding nucleoside deaminase — protein: MSTETDSPATTEARWVAEAVALATGSVDDGGGPFGALVLRDDRLIATGTNLVTSDLDPTAHAEVTAIRRACLRLDTFSLDGCVLISSCEPCPMCLGAALWSRVDRVVYAAGREDAARGGFDDRAFHDLFRNPDQPWPTAVQQIELADRNAPFDRWRAKPDRVDY
- a CDS encoding NCS2 family permease, encoding MSEPTTLDRPNALDRYFRITARGSTLSREIRGGLTTFVAMSYIVLLNPLILGAAADSTGATLTTTQLTTATALSAGVMTVLMGVVGNAPLAMAAGLGVIPVVAFTIAPAMTWPQAFGLVVLEGLAIVVLAASGVRQRIIRAIPEPLKVALTVGIGLYIALVGLVSAGFVTRKPDAADTTVPVQLGSDGNLTGWPVALFCVTVLLMIVLVTRQVPGAILISIATGTVLSLGVQALWPLPEQQWGVVTPELPDSVISAPDLSLLGHVDLFGGFGSAGAVACAAFLFTLILSGFFDAMGTITSVSREAGLSSPDGDGTDVPGMGRILVVDGIGAVAGGFSGSSPNTVFLESAAGVGEGARTGFASVITGLLFAATTLFTPLAAVVPAQAAAPALVLVGGMMMAQCRHIPWQDQSYVLPVFLTVAVIPFTYSITNGIGAGLIAYCAIRICQGKAGELGGLLIALAGVFALYFGIAGIEALFG